The DNA sequence CAAGTTTCATACAAAGGACTTGGGTGAACTGAAGTATTTCCTGGGAATTGAAGTATTTCCTGGGAATAGAAGTATCAAGGAGCAAGAAAGGGATGTTCTTATCACAGAGGAAGTATGTGCTTGATCTGCTTAAAGAGACCGGTAAGATAGAAGCAAAGCCATGTACTACCCTGATGGTTCCTAATGTACAACTTATGCCAGATGATGGAGATCCCTTCTACAACCCTGAAAGGTATCGGAGAGTGGTTGGGAAGCTGAATTATCTCACTGTGACGCGACCAGATATTGCATATgcagtaagtgttgttagtcagtTCACATCTACACCTACAATAAAGCATTGGGCGGCTTTAGAGCAGATTTTGTGCTATCTAAAGAAGGCTTCTGGTCTAGGCATACTATATAGTAGTCAGGGACACACTCGCATTGAGTGTTTTTttgatgcggattgggcaggttctaagtttgatagaAGATCCACTACAGGTTATTGTGTGTTCTTTGGTGGGAATCTAGTggcttggaaaagtaagaagcagagtgtTGTATCCCGTTCGAGTGCAGAATCTGAGTATAGGGCCATGACACAGGCTACTTGTGAAATCATATGGATACATCAATTCTTATGTGAAGTGGGAATGAAGTGCACAATGCCAGCAAAGCTTTGGTGTGACAATCAAGCTGCTCTTCATATTGTTGCGAACCCAGTCTATCATGAaagaaccaaacacattgaGGTCGATTGTCACTTCATTCGTGAAAAGATTGAGGAAAATCTAGTCTCTACTGGCTATGTGAAGACTGGAGAGCAACTTggggatatttttacaaaagctCTAAATGGAACTCGAGTTGAGTACTTTTGTAACAAGCTGGGCATGATCAACAtctatgctccagcttgagggggagtgttagctgTATATATCTGTACATACCATAATTTGGTTGTTTCCTTAGGGATAATACCTTCCTAATTTAGGACtctcaattgtatatatatatatatatatatataagtattatTCCTCTAATAAAATATAAGGAATTGAGAAATACCTTGGTTGTATTACATTTTACAAGACTTACAAAATTTGCATGAACAAATTTTTGGTAGCATGTACAACATGTATGTTTGTATATATAATTAGatttatgataattaaaaaactattttcaaattatgGCAATTTGTGAAGtaataataagaattttatggactgttttttgttcttagtaTTCTTCATGTTTTTAAGAGGCCttgtttttagagaacaaaagaaATGTGTTATTCGTGTTTTTGCTGTCGgtctaagaataaaaaaaaaaaaaaaatggagacgCAGTCCGTGTTTTCAACCTAGAGTGTTCTCTGTATTCTCATCTTTTCTTTGCATTGTGAGTATCTCCGTTAGCTCCATGGTCGAATCTATCTTCAGCAACACATTTCACCTCTTCTTTGATATGTATTTccattatttcaatattttgaagtttttttcaATGATATGTATGACCTTGTTCCTTCAAGTGGAACTCATTAAAATTGTGAGAGCCAATCATTATGTTGCACAACTCCTTTGATAGATATAggtaacaatattttatattaatgctctttgcaaatttttataatataaaacatttaagcaaatttaaatatttatattcatgttttttttaataataattattaacaataaatatgaaaataatataaattaattaatataatatttttaaaattttaaaataataaaatgcatagatatgtagataaaattaaatgttataattttcttttcatatataaatattatacatattttatttaataaaatttgatatattaatacatttatatttatgtttatcatttaatagacatatcaaatacaaaaaaaaaaaaataaaatgaaatgctataattttaatattatataactttcttaaaattatttttaattttaataaaatataaattatatatttataacatcaCCGGTTCGACCGTGATTCGATCAttggtccgaccagtgaaccgtgaaccgataacttttccggttcaatgatCGGTTCAGTTATGAAAACATTAGTTTTTTAGCTAGATGTGGTAAAATGAGaatgttttgtaaaatcaaatggatagtttttataaataccATGGTGGTGCCCTATTTTCCCCTCATTCATTCCTATTGTTCTTTGTAGCTTTATAATAATCTTTTGTTTGATGTATTTTTTCAGGTTAAGTACTCCTGAGAGCCAAACAATGAAGAacataaactatttttgaaagGTTGAATTTGCATAGCCACCTTgctattgttttcttttcttatatatatggTTACAacgttgaaaaaaaaaataaaaataaaacaatacatACTTTCTTTACATAGAAGATGAAATATTATAGAACAAGTGAAGAATTTCCTTTCAGCCTTGATTTTCCACATTACAAATATGGGGAGTAGTTTTCCTTCCTTGGCAGATTGCATGTTGGTGGATTTCCATTATCAAAATTGTATGCTGACATATTGCATTATCAACTTTTCATGTAGAGATTTTGCTTTGGCGCGGATTGTATGCTTGTTGAGTTGGAGTTTTCTTTATTAGTCCCCCACAAGCTAGTGGCTTGTAACTTGTGCACTCCTAGATTGGATCAAAACACTTGGAATGAAGTCTTAGGGAGTGCCTTTGTGAATATATCAGCTACTTGTAAGGACGATGGAAGAAAACGAGTAATCAAAACTCAACTTgcaattttttcttgaaaaaaatggtAGTCCAACTCAATATGCTTGGAACGTACATGGAAGACGAGATTTACTGTCATGTAATAGGAACTGAGGTGATCACATAGTAATTGAGGAGGTTCACATAGTTGAATGCCAATATCATGGAGAAGGAAAATGAGCCAAGTTATTTATCGATATTCGGCCTCTGCGCTTAATCTAGGAACTATAGGTTGTTGCTTTGAAGACCATGAGATACAATTggctcccaaaaaaaaaattatatctagaTGTGCTTCTTCTTATGATTGTGCATCCTACCTAGTCAACATCACAAAAACCAATGAGACGAAGTGAACTTTGCTTGAGAAACCTGATTCCATGCTTCATTGGTCCCTTAAAATATCTAAGGATGCGTTTGACAACTCACAAGTTAGTTTCAGTGGGTGCTTAGAAACATTGGTAGGCTTTGTTTACCACATGCACAATATCAGGCCTTATGAAGGTTAAATATTAGAGTGATCCAACGAGTTGCCTATATCATATAGGATCAATAGGTTGTTCATCAGAAGGTGCGACTGTGGACTTAAGAGCCATAGGTGTGTTGATATGAGTACACTCCATTTTTGTGTGCTCTAGGAGATCTCTAGAGTGCTTTGTTTGAGAAACAAACAATCCGTTACAAAGATACTTAACCtccaaacccaaaaaataatgcaaacatCCTAAGTCCTTGAGAGAAAATTCACTACTTAAGGTGTTGATGAGGTCACTAATGATGTTGTTATCGTTGTTTGTGACAATAAATCATCAACATAGATAAGTAGCAAAACAATAGACTAACTTTTGTGAAGAATAAATAGAGATGAGTCTGCTTTGCCATAGTAAATCCCCAGATGAAGAAGACATTGGGATAGTCTATCAAACTAGGCCATTAGAGCTTGCTTAAGGCTATAAAGAGAGTGATTTAATTTGCATACATGATTCAAAAGGTCCTCGTTTATAAATCTTAGAGGTTGTTCCATGAATACTTCTTCCTTTAGAAACCCATATAAGAAGATATTCTTAACATCCAACTGCCTCATTGTCCACCCCAAGGTTACTGCTAGTGAAAGGATTAATCTGATTGTAGTCTGCTTTATAAATGGGCTAGAGGTCTCTCCAAAGTCCAAACTTGGTATTTAAGAAAAACTTTGAGCAACTAATCGTGCTTTGTAACTATCTATGGTTCCATTTTCCTTCAGCTTTGTTTTAAACACCCATTTGGAACCCACAATATTTGCATCTAAAGGCTTGGGAACCAAATCCCATGTTTGATTTTGGATTAAAGCCTTGATCTTCTCTTGCATTACTTTGAACCAATGGAGAATTTTCAATGCTGTACGATATGTTTTTGACTCGCTAATATTACTTCTTGTGGCAGCAAAAGTGTCAATTTGAGACTTTAAATTGAGATAATTCTTGAGCTTACTTTTGGAGATCATATGAGTTCCTttgtcatcttcaatgacaatTGCTTTTCTTATGCTAACTCTcttgttaagaaaaatatagtGTTGTTTTCTATGCATCTTATGGCTGTTGTTTTGGTGCCATTGCTTGCAAGGCCGAGGGCTCAAATCTCAGAGTTCATTTCAAGGTATTATAATCTCTTCAGGTTTTTTTGTTCCTTCTATCTCTCTTGATGTAGAgtttttcatgtaattttttttatttgaattattaaggACGATGAGAATGCTTAAATGCATGGTTCATTACATGCCAAGATCTATAGGATCAACGTTTTTGAGTAATTGGATTTTTTGACTTGTTTGTTTGACTATGAGTTGTTGTGGTTCTTGTGAAACCTAATGAAAAAAGTAGGGGCCTGTTGCCTTTTGTGAATGGGTCTTTTGTAAACTTCAACAAAATTAGTTGTTGGTTGAATCTCTTAGAGTTTTGTCTATTGTTAAAGGTATAGTAAGCTATGATCCATTGTAGCCTCAACAACTAATTACCAACTTACGACATCCAATGCTTGTAACAAATCGTTAAAGTTGTCTTTTACTTAttggttttgaacaaaaattattttttagaatttagttCCCCAAcgtaattttgtttctaaaaacaattttcttaaaaactattttaaacaatGTTTCCCACACAGACCCTTATTTTCTTGAAGAGTCCATGTTTGTTTAAATATTCATTGAAGTCActttttaaggaaataatttcaatataaatttcaaaattttaagtttatttattgCAATAATGACTTGTGTGACAACTGAAATTGTGCCtttgaaaacatcttatttGACTTCTCATAAACcacattaaatttaaaaattctacgCCACTAACATGGGCCAGAGAATGAAGGATGGGACACTCTGTCATGCAGACGATAAGTCATTTTCTTAGATGCTTTTGTTTCCCTTGGATGATCTTGACATTTTAGAAACCAAATGAGGTTGTTTGAAAGAGTCTTGCCGCCCCAATCATTTTCAAGATCCTCCGCCCcaccttttttttgtttgccgCATTAAACTTTATAAAGGGCTATCAGAAATGGGTGTTTTCCAAGATTAATCTGACCGGGTTTCTTCAAACACATGGCTCAAGGAGTGGCAATTTGTTGCCTAAACACAGAAGGTTTATATTAGAAGGAGATGCTTTATTAATTACTAGCAGAATAGCATGAAAAATATCTAAGATGTTAATAGAAAAGATTCATGGTCTCACATGTTCACgaagaaagaaatcaatttGACAGTGTGCTACACAGCATTCACAGACAAAGCCAGAATATAGATTGATTATATTTCCTTTCCATGacttaattttctttgttttgttttatttttttgttcctttttaaaaattctttgtCCACTCTATTCGTTAGAATGTCATTGTTGGTCTTGTTTGTATgctggatttatttatttttgttctttcgCAAGCCTGCAAGGGTGGCAAATTGAGAGCACACAAGTTGCCTTACAGAAAATAATATAACTAGactagaaaatgaaaaaccaacATTGATGCTTCTTTTCAACAAGTAGCAATTTGAAAACACATACCTTGTATAGACAGCATCTAGAAATCAACACAAAGAGTACACATACAAAGTTAAACATGCAGAGTTTCATTAATTAGAGCAGAGAGTTGTCAAACACCGCAATAGGCTTTGGCATGCAACACACTTGGATTTTCGGCTCTCCACTCTGTGATAGAAACGAATAAGTCCAAAATGATCAAATGCCTTAAAACTTCAATGGGTGTTCTTCATCCACGAGCTCATCTGGTATTTTTATTATCCATTTGTTGAAAGAAAGCAGCCCCCAGTGAGTATCTCTCTTCATTCCCTCTCGCGACCACTTGATGATTAGGAGAATGTATTCTGCCATTGCTCCATGCCTAACCCAAAGTAGAACACATCTCTTCCGTTACTACTTGCAgcttaatcataaaaaaattccgTAAGTGAATTATAACAAGTTTTGTCTTAAggcctttttttgttttgctttgcgGTGGTGGATTTATTGTGAATAATTTTTGGGGTTGAGTAGAGAAAAAACCAGTCAAAATAATGATTTATGGCAAGAAGACGATGGAAAAGTAAGACTGAGAACTTTGTGTCTTGAGTTATTATGATGGGTTTTTTCAGTAGATGTAACATAGAAGATAATAGAGGGAATTACCATGAATGCATCGCCTGCTATGACACAAGGAAGAGGTGAGGGCGGCTCAAAAGCAATCCAGTTGCCATCCTTTGTTTCTATCTCCAAACCACCAACTTGTTTTTGCGGAAGTATGGTCGTGAAACTCTTGTCcgtgtgacatggaaaagttaCATTATTGACTGGCATCTCGGGTACTTGATTTTTCACTACTAGAAGTGGATGAGTTGTTGATCCAATGTGTGAGTCATATCCATCCTTGATGCCATAACTTTCCAAAACCATTCTCATCACTATTTCTTGTAATTCAGCAAGTAGCATGGAGTAGGAATCCACACTTTCACTGATTAACAAGGAAGAGAAACATGTACAGAATCAGCATAATAATCAATATGTTCTGAACgaaaaagggggaaaaggaaggAACTATACTAGAAATGTTGATTTCCAGCAGGCCACATGATTTTTGTGAAACTTTGAACTCCTTGGGTTGTTGAATTATTGATTCCCAGGCTTTCATGGAGAGGAATGAAGGGGAGTTGCCCAACATAACCATGGTAAGGCTTGTGACTAGTGTTTTGAATTTTAGTTTCAGTGGGAAGATCAAACAACTCTTTTAGTGTCCTAAAGATTGCGTTGTGAATTTCTAAGGTAACTTCATCGAACACTGCTATGAAACGGCCATATTCTTCAAGGGCATGCTGGACCTCGATGCATGTGGAGAACCAAGAATTTGTACCAGGACTCAGATTTTGCTCAGAGAAATTTATGGTAGGAAGCTTTGGTAGTGTCTCCGAGCCCAtgatttttggttttctttgttttcacaAGTTGgatgttatatttggttcttagaaaGTATTAAGGCAAAAaagataataagaaaaattattttctcatgtttaattgtcatatgaaaaatattataaaaataaaatataattaaaactagttgcaaatttatacaatttcaaattgtttaatctttatatcgatgagttaaaataaatgaaataagtttgaagtagaaaataaaaataatttattgattttgaatctattttttatgttattatacttttcctttctattttatttcccttacattttctctcaaattttctacaTATCAAACATAGCCGGGAGGATTTTGGGATACATTAACCTTCATTGGTTATGCTACTTATAAAGTTGGCTTGTCCATGGAGTAAGATGTGAGATAGACATGACTGCTACAGTTGAATAAACAATATTCATCATGAATAACAAGTTTAATCAATGAGTGAATAAACAATATTCATGGTGAATGACATGTTCAAGCAAGCCCTTCCTTTGTCTAactccctctctccctccctccctccccctctctctctgtttttctctctcgtgcccttcctttctctctctctccctctctctctctctcacacacacaatCCTTCTAATACTTGTGGGAGGGACCCTcctcccctctctctctctctcacacacaatTCCTCTAATACTTAcactcctcctcctcctcctcctccctccctctctctctctctctcacacacacacacacatacacacacaatCCATCTAATACTTGTGGGAGGGTCTATGGATTAAGCAACAATCCCTCTTTAATACTTATGGGAGGGTCTATGCATTAAGCAATTCATCACAGAACGTGCAGGTTTTTATGCATGAAAAATCTGATTCAAAGCATTGGAATTGTGTCTTTTTTTGGATTACAATgtatatgtttgttttaaatatagAGTTTGAGCTTAAAGCTTCAAGAAACACGGTAAAGGAACTTTCAAATAACTCAAAAAAGGAGACGTGCAACATcttgatgaaaaagaaaattcattgcAAAAGAGAAATGGTATATATATTTGGCTAGAGATAGACTAAAGAAGTAGACCTCAAAGTatgttatgattttattatttatgcaCTTAGTTTGGTGGAGAAGTATTAAGGAGGAGGAACCTAATACTTATCATGAAGTCATCAATAGTAAAAAACCACTATAATGAAGAATCCAACATGTATATTCctaaatttattcatatataaattttccaaaatatatattgctaaatttattcatatattaattcttgaatttaattgGTGTTTGAGGTATTGGAGGATCCTTTCATGGCTATGAGGGAAGCCCTATAGAAGGCTTCCAAGTTTGTAAAACTTGGAAATTTCAGTTATAAAGATTGTTGAGAAGTGTCTCAAATCACTTAGATCAATTCCTTCGAAGTCCTAGATTATTTTTCTGTTAGAAGATCTTTAGTAAGGGAGTTTTCCTATaactatttttgtttcataaagAATTCCCattgtaatatttttcatagaaataGGTTTGTCTTCTTGATGGAGTATGATTatctaataaggaaaaaaaaaagcaaaaaactgATCAACGAGAGCTCGAGGTTCTATCTTAATTCACAACCTCTTATCTGCCCTATATATCTATCATAGTTACACTAAGACAAATATTTTGACTAtgatttctagaaaatttgaagaaaaatgtaagggaaagaaaaatgagaaaagtacaagaaaaaaaagttaggcaaaataaaaaatcgatttaaaattaataaattatttttgtatgttatttcaaactcatttcacttatttttcccactattatgtaaatattaaatagtttaaaaattacataatttttaattaattttaattatatttgaatttgtatcatatatatatatagtgaaaccaaatatgaaaattattttctttgacatttttttttccttttctagtaTTTTCGGAAAATCAAACATATCTACATGTAGGTAATTATCCAAAAACAGCAAAAATCCTAGGAAAACACATACACACATACAAATCTATAGAAAACCAACAAACATACACATCCTTGATTACATAAGACAGCACCAACGGTTGGCACACAGTGTATCTGCATAACAGTCTCTTTAGAGCAGAGAGGACTCAAATACCACAATAGGCTTTGATAGCAGAGTTTGATTTCCGACCCTCTTCTGTGTGAAAGAAACGAATAAACCCAACATGATCAAATGGCTTAAACTGCAATGGGTGTTTGTCATCAACCAATTCCTCTGGAACTTTTATCATCCCATTCTTAAATGCAAACAGCGCCAGTGAGTATCTCTCTTCATTTGCTCTCATTATGACTCGATGTTTAGGAGGATGTATTCTGCCATTGCTCCATGCCTAAGCAAAAGGAAACCATCCATCGTTTCTATTAAAGCCTTAGAATTAAACCTTACTGGTTCTGGTTAAAGGGTACACTAGAGATTAGGTAAG is a window from the Vitis riparia cultivar Riparia Gloire de Montpellier isolate 1030 chromosome 9, EGFV_Vit.rip_1.0, whole genome shotgun sequence genome containing:
- the LOC117922479 gene encoding probable inactive 2-oxoglutarate-dependent dioxygenase AOP2, with amino-acid sequence MGSETLPKLPTINFSEQNLSPGTNSWFSTCIEVQHALEEYGRFIAVFDEVTLEIHNAIFRTLKELFDLPTETKIQNTSHKPYHGYVGQLPFIPLHESLGINNSTTQGVQSFTKIMWPAGNQHFYESVDSYSMLLAELQEIVMRMVLESYGIKDGYDSHIGSTTHPLLVVKNQVPEMPVNNVTFPCHTDKSFTTILPQKQVGGLEIETKDGNWIAFEPPSPLPCVIAGDAFMHTVKLISFFVNM
- the LOC117922478 gene encoding secreted RxLR effector protein 161-like, whose amino-acid sequence is MVPNVQLMPDDGDPFYNPERYRRVVGKLNYLTVTRPDIAYAVSVVSQFTSTPTIKHWAALEQILCYLKKASGLGILYSSQGHTRIECFFDADWAGSKFDRRSTTGYCVFFGGNLVAWKSKKQSVVSRSSAESEYRAMTQATCEIIWIHQFLCEVGMKCTMPAKLWCDNQAALHIVANPVYHERTKHIEVDCHFIREKIEENLVSTGYVKTGEQLGDIFTKALNGTRVEYFCNKLGMINIYAPA